A region of Tigriopus californicus strain San Diego chromosome 7, Tcal_SD_v2.1, whole genome shotgun sequence DNA encodes the following proteins:
- the LOC131883999 gene encoding uncharacterized protein DDB_G0271670-like translates to MTRFVTESNEESSSSASSQALHVIRKSPTSTTSRCFSHLSLPGTKIAFSSKVRSKDERKKVLKVSVRKLKDIDDPEVFLRRSVLINNTTRRLQTEIRAEKVAKRAECGRSYSPSPYSYFSIERIYREDSERASQIGTNSEDLCAHRAHPCLQVSSDESSSNSSSSSSSTSSNSSSSSSDEEEEPMSLSSDETGEDEVQSASAMIKRVKHDDDTINVVDNDNDDDDDATSDLLREVYMPPPIHIHPPQMITSLDEEDEPMPSTSTSSPATTPWSNATDWKEEDLWKELANPPQTGAWSSNGWTTTNPIHNNSHDSLKESSTSSASSPHTSSPSSSSNSNSNTTTTTMSLSEHSSATTSVWSTLEYSSTNSLILSHNASNALMNSSSTVVQPYTHSPSCDVLGASSDQKQQQQHPYSCGQSSMFGELQSVVFNSLIASLES, encoded by the coding sequence ATGACAAGATTCGTGACCGAGTCCAATGAGGAGAGCTCAAGCTCGGCCTCTTCCCAAGCTCTACATGTGATTCGCAAATCCCCAACGTCTACTACCAGCCGTTGTTTCTCCCACCTCTCCTTACCCGGCACCAAGATTGCATTCAGCTCCAAAGTCCGCTCCAAAGATGAAAGGAAAAAGGTGCTGAAGGTGTCAGTGCGTAAGTTGAAGGACATCGATGACCCTGAAGTGTTTCTGCGCCGATCGGTCCTGATCAACAACACCACCCGGCGCCTGCAGACGGAGATTCGTGCCGAGAAAGTAGCCAAACGCGCCGAATGCGGCCGGAGCTACTCACCTAGTCCTTACTCATACTTTAGCATTGAACGCATCTATAGGGAAGATTCCGAACGGGCGtcccaaattggaacaaattcagAAGATTTGTGCGCCCATCGAGCTCATCCCTGTCTGCAGGTCTCGAGTGACGAGTCCTCCTCCAATtcctcatcgtcctcgtcCAGCACGTCCTCCAACTCTTCAAGCAGTTCATCcgatgaggaagaagaacccATGTCCTTGTCCTCGGATGAGACCGGTGAAGATGAAGTCCAATCCGCCTCGGCTATGATAAAGCGAGTGAAACATGACGACGACACCATCAACGTAGtcgacaacgacaacgacgacgacgacgacgctACCTCAGACCTTTTGCGTGAGGTCTACATGCCGCCTCCCATCCACATCCATCCACCTCAAATGATCACCTCCCTGGATGAGGAGGACGAACCCATGCCATCCACCTCGACATCCTCGCCCGCCACAACGCCTTGGTCCAATGCCACCGATTGGAAAGAGGAAGATCTGTGGAAGGAGCTCGCCAATCCTCCTCAGACGGGAGCGTGGTCCTCAAATGGTTGGACCACAACCAATCCCATCCACAACAACAGCCATGATAGCTTGAAAGAGTCATCCACGTCCTCAGCCTCGTCTCCCCACACATCCTCCCcgtcctcctcttccaattCCAACTCGaacacaaccaccaccaccatgtcCTTGTCAGAGCATTCCTCGGCCACGACCTCGGTTTGGTCGACTCTCGAGTATTCCTCGACAAACTCACTTATTCTGTCCCACAATGCCTCAAATGCCTTGATGAACAGTTCAAGTACGGTGGTCCAACCCTACACTCATTCGCCTAGCTGTGATGTCCTGGGCGCATCCTCAGACCAaaaacagcagcaacaacatccTTACTCGTGTGGTCAGTCATCCATGTTCGGAGAGCTCCAATCTGTGGTATTCAACAGTCTTATTGCCTCTTTGGAGTCGTGA
- the LOC131883997 gene encoding uncharacterized protein LOC131883997, translated as MAVARTQSPQGRKFYDFALPEAQSTERSARGPNLDLINGIQQDLKEHLTTFVGPFGRRPIIHADHIASGQSLGFVESIIQRQVLPFYGNTHTSTSVTSLQTSMFRHEARDTIRNACHASEEDAVIFAGHGCTGAVHKLIDALDLPRQKQPVTVFVSGMEHHSNLLPWRDLGAQMVYIPEDAEGQIDHNALRSALEAHENSSTLLIGCFCAASNVTGILNDDLAITALLHQHGALAFWDYATAAPYLEVNMNPKVPFDVDNLCYKDAVYFSLHKFMGGVQTPGVLIAKKKLFVSDKPNGAGGGSVFFVKGNGHRYLKDPEVREEGGTPAIVQSIRGGIVMKLKDTVTTGYIIQRELDLKKKAFQRLESMNNFALLGSRSQPRLAVISFMIRHGDGYLHHNFVASLLNDVFGIQCRGGCACAGPYVQHLLGIDVKLAEAFEEALLEDDRLDRHHLRRGPAEYSTYEILRPGFTRLNLPWTSSEEEIDFILNALAFVSDHGWKLLPLYCMNYESGDWKHHFFSGYSERKWLGDIDFQTYLSPNKKNDPKHVPLSFQDILIEANNLIGSTSKHSLSLQLGDQAIIFDKVKHLRWFLLPSEAQDQLRGNQTQDLKSPFHVLNYINSNVEEVRDVKTIGSFSPSFSPNDELKTILCKTKRASTWLPTKDQTEPHFPIVPSHPQLEVTDTNSSSSNEVMKCSYDLCVLTEKRLPIPELRVKSIWRPPTKDIFKPFLEAVETFKMIRDGDRVLVCLSGGKDSLSLLHAMKQYQYYGKKNGIQFDLGAVTVDPLSSAYDPRPLIPYLEELHVPYLYEEQAIMEQALAANCSSICAFCSRMKRGRIYASARREKYNVLAMGQHLDDLAESFLMSVFHNGRLRTMKAHYTVKEGDLRVIRPFAFVREKQLRIFAETQKLPVIPENCPACFESPKERHRMKQLLAQQEILFPKLYWSLKSAMIPVMNIRKTGLESTIFGRNNFNKKETTDVADSSDEEEC; from the coding sequence ATGGCTGTAGCTCGCACTCAGTCCCCTCAGGGGCGTAAATTTTACGACTTTGCTCTCCCGGAAGCTCAATCCACGGAGAGATCTGCCCGCGGCCCAAACCTTGATTTGATCAATGGAATTCAGCAAGATCTTAAAGAGCACCTCACGACCTTTGTGGGCCCATTTGGACGGCGACCTATTATACACGCCGACCATATTGCCTCTGGGCAATCTCTTGGATTCGTTGAATCAATCATCCAAAGGCAAGTGTTGCCTTTCTACGGCAATACCCACACCTCCACCTCCGTCACATCCTTACAGACGAGCATGTTTCGTCATGAAGCCAGGGACACCATCAGAAATGCTTGCCACGCCTCTGAAGAGGATGCTGTGATTTTTGCTGGTCACGGATGCACAGGGGCGGTTCACAAGTTGATTGACGCCTTGGATCTGCCACGGCAGAAGCAACCAGTAACCGTCTTTGTGAGTGGGATGGAACATCATTCCAATTTACTCCCTTGGAGAGATTTAGGGGCACAGATGGTTTACATTCCTGAAGACGCAGAGGGTCAAATTGACCACAATGCGCTGAGATCGGCCTTGGAAGCCCATGAAAACAGTTCCACCCTGTTGATTGGCTGCTTTTGCGCCGCTTCGAATGTCACTGGGATTCTCAATGACGATTTGGCCATCACAGCCTTGTTACATCAACATGGGGCTTTGGCCTTTTGGGATTATGCCACGGCTGCTCCATATTTGGAGGTTAACATGAACCCTAAAGTGCCTTTTGATGTGGATAATCTGTGTTATAAGGATGCTGTTTATTTCTCACTACATAAGTTCATGGGCGGGGTTCAAACTCCCGGGGTTTTGATTGCCAAGAAGAAGTTGTTTGTGAGCGATAAGCCCAATGGTGCGGGTGGGGGAAGTGTGTTCTTTGTCAAAGGGAACGGCCATAGATACCTGAAGGACCCTGAGGTGCGAGAAGAAGGTGGAACCCCGGCCATTGTGCAAAGTATTCGAGGAGGAATTGTCATGAAACTGAAGGATACAGTAACCACGGGATATATTATTCAACGTGAACTcgacttgaagaaaaaagcctttcaacGGTTAGAGAGTATGAACAATTTTGCCCTCTTGGGCAGTCGTAGTCAGCCCAGGCTAGCAGTGATATCGTTCATGATTCGTCATGGAGATGGGTACCTTCATCACAATTTTGTGGCCTCTTTGTTGAACGACGTGTTTGGGATCCAATGTAGAGGTGGATGTGCTTGTGCTGGTCCGTATGTCCAACATTTATTGGGCATTGATGTGAAGTTGGCTGAGGCATTTGAAGAAGCCCTTCTAGAGGATGATCGTTTGGACCGACACCACCTCCGTCGAGGCCCAGCCGAGTATTCTACTTACGAGATCTTAAGACCAGGATTTACAAGATTGAATTTACCCTGGACAAGCTCAGAGGAAGAGATTGACTTTATCCTCAACGCATTGGCTTTTGTCTCTGATCATGGGTGGAAGCTGTTGCCTCTGTATTGCATGAACTATGAGTCTGGAGATTGGAAGCATCACTTTTTCTCGGGATATTCAGAACGGAAATGGTTGGGCGACATCGATTTTCAGACTTACTTATCACCCAATAAGAAAAATGACCCCAAGCATGTACCGCTctcttttcaagacattttaaTTGAGGCCAATAATTTGATTGGATCTACCTCGAAGCATAGCCTTTCCTTGCAGTTAGGAGATCAAGCtatcatttttgacaaagttAAACACCTCCGATGGTTCTTGCTACCCTCTGAAGCCCAAGATCAACTCCGTGGCAATCAAACCCAGGATCTCAAGTCTCCTTTTCATGTGCTCAATTATATCAATTCTAATGTTGAGGAAGTGCGTGATGTCAAAACCATTGGTtcattttctccttctttttcgCCAAATGACGAactaaaaacaattttgtgtAAGACGAAGAGAGCGTCAACTTGGTTGCCTACAAAAGACCAGACAGAACCCCATTTCCCAATAGTTCCATCTCATCCTCAATTGGAAGTCACCGATACAAATTCGTCTTCGTCCAATGAAGTTATGAAATGCTCATACGATCTCTGCGTTTTGACAGAGAAGAGACTCCCTATTCCAGAATTGCGAGTGAAGTCAATCTGGCGACCGCCCACCAAAGACATATTTAAGCCGTTTCTAGAAGCAGTGGAGACCTTTAAAATGATCCGAGATGGGGATCGAGTCTTGGTATGCCTCTCAGGTGGAAAGGATTCACTCAGTCTTTTACACGCCATGAAGCAATATCAGTACTACGGCAAGAAAAACGGCATTCAGTTCGACCTTGGAGCTGTCACCGTTGATCCTTTAAGCTCCGCCTATGATCCAAGACCGCTCATTCCCTACCTAGAGGAACTGCACGTCCCTTACCTCTACGAAGAACAAGCCATCATGGAGCAAGCCTTGGCCGCAAATTGTTCCTCGATTTGCGCCTTTTGCTCCAGAATGAAACGTGGTCGTATTTATGCCTCTGCTAGGCGCGAAAAATACAATGTTTTGGCAATGGGTCAGCATCTGGACGATTTAGCGGAGTCGTTCCTCATGTCTGTGTTCCACAATGGCCGATTGAGAACCATGAAGGCCCATTACACGGTGAAAGAAGGGGATCTGAGAGTGATTCGCCCTTTCGCCTTTGTCAGGGAAAAGCAACTCCGGATTTTTGCTGAGACGCAGAAGCTACCCGTGATCCCGGAAAATTGTCCGGCTTGCTTTGAAAGTCCGAAAGAACGTCACCGTATGAAGCAACTGTTGGCCCAACAAGAAATCCTGTTCCCGAAGTTGTACTGGAGCCTCAAGAGCGCCATGATTCCAGTTATGAACATTCGTAAGACCGGCCTCGAAAGTACGATCTTTGGAAGgaacaatttcaacaaaaaagaaactaCCGATGTGGCCGACAGTTCGGATGAGGAGGAGTGCTAA
- the LOC131884000 gene encoding EKC/KEOPS complex subunit Tp53rkb-like: MAQSDLTDLQLYKQGAEGRLFTGEYLGQKVLVKQRFPKKYRHPQLDAQLSAQRFRGEVRSLIRCQSLGIRTPTILLADLDQNIIVMEFLARAQTCRYFIQTLLAEDGSEPRLLALAQVIGKVLALIHSNHIIHGDLTTSNILVANPGAPDCELELVLIDFGLGFAEGSAEDKGVDLYVLERAFLSTHPNTEAIFDAIMKAYKSDVPQKDCSEILKKYEEIRLRGRKRTMLG; this comes from the coding sequence ATGGCTCAGTCTGATCTTACGGACTTGCAGCTGTATAAGCAAGGGGCCGAGGGACGACTTTTCACGGGCGAGTATTTGGGACAGAAGGTGCTGGTGAAGCAGCGTTTTCCAAAAAAGTATCGGCATCCCCAGTTAGATGCCCAATTGAGTGCCCAACGGTTTAGAGGTGAAGTGCGATCCTTGATTCGATGCCAATCTTTGGGTATTCGTACACCCACGATTCTTTTGGCGGACTTGGATCAAAACATCATTGTGATGGAATTCTTGGCACGCGCTCAAACGTGCCGGTATTTTATTCAGACGCTATTGGCTGAGGATGGATCTGAACCCAGACTTCTGGCCTTGGCTCAAGTCATTGGGAAAGTTTTGGCGCTCATCCATTCCAATCATATCATCCACGGAGATCTGACGACATCGAATATATTGGTGGCAAATCCGGGAGCGCCCGATTGTGAACTTGAATTGGTTCTGATTGATTTCGGGCTCGGATTTGCGGAAGGCTCGGCTGAGGATAAAGGGGTGGATTTGTATGTTTTGGAGAGGGCGTTTCTATCTACACACCCGAATACGGAGGCAATCTTTGATGCCATCATGAAGGCCTACAAAAGCGACGTGCCTCAGAAAGACTGCTCAGAGATTCTTAAGAAGTATGAAGAGATCCGACTACGTGGGAGGAAACGGACTATGTTGGGTTAA
- the LOC131884001 gene encoding U6 snRNA-associated Sm-like protein LSm6: MATRQNPNEFLKSLLGRPVVVKLNSGVDYRGVLASLDGYMNIALEQTEEYVNGQLKNKYGDAFLRGNNVLYISTQKRRA, translated from the coding sequence ATGGCCACCCGTCAGAACCCCAACGAGTTTCTCAAGAGTCTCTTGGGTCGTCCAGTGGTGGTGAAACTCAATTCTGGCGTGGATTACCGTGGTGTCTTGGCCTCTTTGGACGGCTACATGAACATCGCCTTAGAGCAAACCGAGGAATACGTAAACGGCCAACTGAAGAACAAATACGGAGACGCATTTCTCCGTGGGAACAACGTCCTCTACATTTCGACTCAGAAGCGCCGTGCCTAA